In Lactococcus garvieae subsp. garvieae, the following proteins share a genomic window:
- the purF gene encoding amidophosphoribosyltransferase, producing the protein MSYEVKSLNEECGIFGIWGHPEAAQLTYFGLHALQHRGQEGAGILSNNEGELQRHRDLGLVTEVFRHEKDLQKLSGKAAMGHVRYATAGSAELNNIQPFHFKFQDTQLGLAHNGNLTNAISLRRELEAQGAIFSSSSDTEILAHLIRRSHHPEFMGKVKEALNTVKGGFAYLLMTEDSMIAALDPNGFRPLSIGKMANGALVVASETCAFDVIGAEFVQEVKPGQIIQINDQGLHVEQFTDKTNTQICSMEYIYFARPDSVIAGVNVHTARKQSGRILAREAQVDADIVIGVPNSSLSAASGYAEESGLPYEMGLIKNQYVARTFIQPTQELREQGVRMKLSAVSSVVEGKKVIMVDDSIVRGTTSRRIVRLLKDAGAAEVHVVIASPPLAYPCFYGIDIQKREELIAAEHSVDEICQIIGADSLTFLSQEGLVEAIGHDNLCLSYFDGIYPTPLYDYEENYLKSLGGKNV; encoded by the coding sequence ATGTCTTATGAAGTAAAGTCCTTAAACGAAGAATGTGGCATTTTTGGCATTTGGGGGCATCCCGAAGCAGCACAACTGACTTATTTTGGACTTCACGCTTTGCAACACAGAGGGCAAGAAGGTGCTGGCATTTTGTCAAATAATGAGGGAGAACTTCAGCGCCATCGTGATTTAGGCTTAGTAACAGAGGTTTTTCGTCACGAAAAAGATTTACAAAAATTGTCAGGGAAAGCAGCTATGGGGCATGTGCGTTACGCCACAGCAGGCTCAGCAGAATTAAACAACATTCAGCCTTTTCACTTTAAATTTCAAGACACGCAGCTTGGCCTTGCCCATAACGGCAACTTGACCAATGCCATATCGTTACGGCGTGAATTAGAAGCACAAGGGGCCATCTTTTCTTCAAGTTCAGACACGGAAATTTTGGCGCATCTGATTCGACGTAGCCACCATCCTGAATTTATGGGAAAAGTAAAGGAGGCTTTGAACACTGTCAAAGGAGGCTTTGCTTATCTCTTGATGACAGAAGATTCTATGATTGCAGCTCTTGATCCTAATGGCTTCCGTCCCTTATCTATTGGGAAAATGGCTAATGGTGCGCTCGTTGTAGCCAGCGAAACGTGTGCCTTTGATGTTATAGGTGCGGAATTTGTACAGGAAGTTAAACCCGGTCAGATTATCCAAATTAATGATCAAGGTTTACATGTTGAGCAGTTTACAGATAAGACCAATACACAAATCTGTTCGATGGAGTATATTTATTTTGCACGTCCGGACAGTGTTATTGCAGGTGTCAATGTCCATACAGCCCGTAAACAATCAGGACGTATCCTGGCGCGTGAGGCGCAGGTAGATGCAGATATCGTTATTGGTGTACCTAACTCGTCCCTCTCTGCAGCATCAGGATATGCAGAAGAATCTGGATTGCCTTACGAAATGGGCCTGATTAAAAATCAATATGTGGCACGTACATTTATTCAGCCTACGCAAGAATTAAGAGAACAAGGTGTACGAATGAAGCTCTCGGCTGTTTCCAGTGTGGTTGAGGGTAAAAAGGTCATCATGGTGGACGATTCTATTGTACGTGGAACGACAAGCAGACGAATTGTGCGTTTACTTAAAGATGCTGGCGCTGCTGAAGTCCATGTGGTAATTGCGAGTCCACCCCTCGCTTATCCGTGCTTTTATGGTATCGATATTCAAAAGCGAGAAGAGCTGATTGCAGCTGAACATTCGGTCGATGAAATTTGCCAAATCATTGGAGCAGACAGTCTTACTTTTTTAAGTCAAGAAGGGTTGGTTGAGGCTATTGGTCATGATAATCTCTGTCTGTCTTACTTTGACGGTATATATCCGACACCACTTTACGATTACGAAGAAAATTACCTGAAATCTTTAGGAGGAAAAAATGTCTAA
- the purL gene encoding phosphoribosylformylglycinamidine synthase subunit PurL yields MSGEMSPEQIQASKIYREWGLTDEEYSKIKNEILGGRLPNFTETGMYAVMWSEHCCYKNSKPVLKKFPTEGPQVLMGPGEGAGVVDIGEGWAVVFKAESHNHPSYVEPYEGAATGSGGIIRDIFSMGARPVALLDSLRFGQIDNAKTRHIVERVTAGIAGYGNCIGIPTVGGEVAFDESYAGNPLVNVMCVGLIEHKHIQKGQAKGVGNTIMYVGAKTGRDGIHGASFASQEFGSGSETQRSAVQVGDPFMEKLLLEACLEVIHNHSDILVGIQDMGAAGLVSSTSEMASKAGSGLKLNLDLVPQRETNMTPYEMMLSESQERMVLCIKKGHEDEIVELFKKYELDAVNIGEVTDDGMYTLFHQGEKVAEIPVDSLAEDAPVYSREMKEPARIAEFVKAEKFIPEIANATEVLKDLLSQPTIASKRSIYETYDSRVMTNTVVAPGSDAAVIRLRHSNKALAMTTDCNARYLYLNPEIGGQIAVAEAARNIIASGGKPLAITDCLNFGNPEKPEQFYELSKACDGVSESCRVLSTPVISGNVSLYNETNGQAILPTPMIGMAGLIEDVTHITTQDFKDAGDLIYIIGETADDFSGSEIQKMMTGKISGTLNFDLQAEKENQKHVLKAIQAGLVKSAHDLSEGGLAVALVESAFANNKGISVHFEGKVSQLFSESQGRFILSVHPKDEKNFEALMAGKASKLGQVTDKSEIKISAKDGEISLSTAEAKAIYEGAIPCLMK; encoded by the coding sequence ATGAGCGGTGAAATGAGTCCAGAACAAATCCAAGCGTCAAAAATTTATCGTGAATGGGGCTTGACTGATGAAGAATACTCTAAAATTAAAAATGAAATTCTTGGCGGTCGTTTGCCTAACTTTACAGAAACGGGCATGTATGCCGTGATGTGGTCAGAGCATTGTTGTTATAAAAATTCAAAACCTGTCTTGAAAAAGTTTCCAACAGAAGGCCCACAAGTACTTATGGGACCAGGTGAAGGTGCAGGAGTAGTTGATATTGGTGAGGGTTGGGCAGTTGTTTTCAAGGCAGAATCACACAATCACCCGAGCTATGTCGAGCCCTATGAAGGTGCAGCAACAGGATCTGGCGGGATTATTCGTGATATATTTTCGATGGGTGCGCGACCAGTTGCTCTTTTGGACAGCCTTCGCTTTGGCCAGATTGATAATGCTAAAACACGTCATATTGTTGAGCGTGTCACGGCAGGAATAGCAGGATATGGTAACTGTATCGGTATTCCTACAGTAGGCGGAGAAGTAGCTTTTGACGAATCTTATGCAGGAAATCCTTTAGTTAACGTGATGTGTGTTGGCTTGATTGAGCATAAACACATTCAAAAAGGGCAAGCTAAAGGTGTGGGTAATACAATCATGTATGTTGGAGCGAAAACAGGACGTGACGGCATTCATGGTGCTTCCTTTGCCTCTCAAGAGTTTGGTTCAGGCTCTGAAACGCAACGCTCTGCCGTGCAAGTAGGTGATCCTTTTATGGAAAAACTCTTGCTAGAAGCTTGTCTCGAAGTGATTCACAATCATTCCGATATTCTTGTTGGTATTCAAGATATGGGTGCTGCCGGACTCGTTTCTTCAACTTCAGAAATGGCTTCAAAGGCTGGCTCGGGTTTGAAACTTAATTTGGATTTAGTACCACAACGCGAAACGAATATGACACCTTACGAAATGATGCTTTCAGAGTCGCAAGAGCGGATGGTCCTTTGCATTAAAAAAGGTCATGAAGATGAAATCGTTGAGCTTTTCAAAAAGTATGAACTTGATGCGGTAAATATTGGTGAAGTTACTGACGATGGGATGTATACATTGTTCCATCAGGGAGAAAAGGTTGCAGAAATTCCAGTAGATTCTTTAGCGGAGGATGCACCAGTTTATTCTCGTGAAATGAAAGAACCCGCACGCATTGCTGAATTTGTAAAAGCTGAAAAATTCATACCTGAAATCGCAAACGCGACAGAGGTTCTCAAAGATCTTCTTAGTCAACCAACGATTGCGAGCAAGCGCAGTATTTATGAAACCTACGATAGTCGAGTAATGACAAATACAGTCGTTGCACCAGGGTCTGATGCAGCAGTTATTCGCCTCCGTCATTCCAATAAAGCTTTAGCAATGACGACAGACTGTAATGCACGCTACCTTTACCTGAATCCCGAGATTGGTGGACAAATAGCTGTCGCAGAAGCAGCACGAAATATCATTGCTTCAGGAGGGAAACCTTTAGCAATTACGGATTGTCTTAACTTTGGTAATCCAGAAAAGCCAGAGCAATTTTATGAGTTAAGTAAGGCGTGTGACGGTGTTTCGGAATCTTGCCGTGTGCTCTCTACTCCAGTTATTTCAGGTAATGTTTCCCTTTATAACGAGACGAATGGTCAAGCAATTTTACCAACACCAATGATTGGGATGGCGGGCTTGATTGAAGATGTGACACACATTACAACACAGGATTTTAAAGATGCAGGTGACTTAATTTATATTATTGGGGAGACTGCCGATGATTTCTCCGGTTCGGAGATTCAAAAAATGATGACAGGAAAGATTTCAGGTACGCTAAACTTTGATTTGCAAGCAGAAAAAGAAAATCAAAAACATGTACTGAAAGCCATCCAAGCCGGTCTCGTTAAATCAGCCCATGATTTATCTGAAGGGGGATTGGCTGTGGCTCTTGTTGAGTCAGCTTTTGCGAACAATAAAGGAATTTCGGTTCATTTTGAGGGCAAGGTATCACAACTTTTCTCTGAAAGTCAAGGCCGCTTTATCCTCTCGGTTCATCCAAAAGATGAAAAGAATTTTGAAGCACTGATGGCAGGGAAAGCAAGCAAGTTAGGACAAGTTACAGATAAGTCAGAAATTAAAATTTCAGCAAAAGATGGTGAAATTTCCCTATCTACTGCAGAAGCGAAAGCGATTTATGAAGGAGCAATTCCATGTCTTATGAAGTAA
- the purQ gene encoding phosphoribosylformylglycinamidine synthase subunit PurQ: MRFAVIQFPGSNCDFDLLWAIRDVMQAEAEFVWHEESSLAGFDAVLIPGGFSYGDYLRCGAIASFSNVMPEIKRLAAEGKPVFGTCNGFQILIEAGLLPGALIQNDSLKFVSKWQNLKVNNDSKFTTAFSKEEVISLPIAHGEGKYIADAQTLADLKENGQIVFTYANGNPNGSALDIAGICNQEGNVLGMMPHPERAVESLLGGNDGKKMFASILKNFVEEGAPQ, translated from the coding sequence ATGAGATTTGCAGTTATTCAATTTCCTGGGTCAAATTGTGATTTCGATCTCCTCTGGGCTATTCGTGATGTTATGCAAGCTGAAGCAGAGTTTGTTTGGCACGAAGAGAGTTCGCTTGCTGGATTTGATGCGGTACTCATCCCTGGAGGCTTCAGCTATGGTGATTATCTCCGTTGTGGGGCTATTGCTTCCTTTTCTAATGTTATGCCTGAAATTAAACGTTTGGCAGCAGAGGGGAAACCTGTCTTTGGTACCTGCAATGGGTTTCAAATTCTTATCGAAGCAGGACTTCTACCAGGTGCTTTGATTCAAAATGACAGTTTAAAATTTGTTTCAAAATGGCAAAATTTAAAAGTCAATAATGATTCAAAATTTACAACTGCCTTTTCTAAAGAGGAAGTGATTAGCTTGCCCATCGCACATGGAGAAGGTAAGTATATTGCGGATGCACAAACCTTAGCAGATTTAAAAGAAAATGGACAAATCGTGTTCACTTATGCAAATGGGAACCCTAACGGCTCAGCTTTAGATATTGCTGGGATTTGTAATCAAGAAGGGAATGTTTTGGGGATGATGCCCCATCCAGAACGCGCTGTAGAGTCCTTACTGGGTGGAAATGATGGTAAAAAAATGTTTGCCAGTATCTTGAAAAATTTTGTAGAAGAAGGAGCGCCACAATGA
- the purS gene encoding phosphoribosylformylglycinamidine synthase subunit PurS: protein MSKVEVYVTYKKSILDPQGQAIKAATQKLGYSEIQDIRVGKYFEIEVEGEPQMAVKKVEEIAEKLLANPNMETYKVEVVD from the coding sequence ATGAGCAAAGTAGAAGTTTACGTAACCTATAAAAAATCAATTTTGGATCCTCAAGGACAAGCAATCAAAGCAGCAACTCAAAAGTTGGGCTACTCTGAAATTCAAGATATTCGCGTTGGGAAATACTTTGAAATCGAAGTTGAGGGAGAGCCTCAAATGGCTGTAAAGAAAGTGGAAGAGATTGCTGAAAAATTGTTGGCCAATCCAAACATGGAAACTTATAAGGTTGAGGTGGTAGATTGA
- the purC gene encoding phosphoribosylaminoimidazolesuccinocarboxamide synthase — protein MRKGRLLYEGKAKKLYETEDRQLVWVEYCDNATALNGKRKEEIKGKGALNNQITSLIFQKLNAEQIRTSFIEELSKTEQLNRKVEIIPLEVVLRNRVAGSFAKRFGLKEGDVLPQPIIEFYYKSDALDDPFINDAHVYFLELAQPEELEFIKSETLKINALLQKIWAEIGLSLVDFKLEFGRTADGEIILADEISPDTCRLWDAEGNHLDKDVFRRNIGDLIEVYSRVLTALQEEKKL, from the coding sequence GTGAGAAAGGGACGCTTACTTTATGAAGGTAAAGCAAAGAAACTTTATGAAACAGAGGACAGACAGCTGGTTTGGGTAGAGTATTGTGATAACGCAACAGCTCTGAATGGTAAAAGAAAAGAAGAAATTAAAGGCAAAGGGGCATTGAACAATCAAATCACATCCTTGATTTTTCAAAAATTAAACGCCGAACAAATCCGGACGAGTTTTATTGAAGAGTTGTCTAAAACCGAACAATTGAATCGAAAAGTTGAGATTATACCTCTGGAAGTGGTCTTGAGAAATCGTGTGGCTGGCTCTTTTGCAAAGCGATTTGGTTTGAAAGAAGGTGACGTACTTCCTCAGCCTATTATTGAATTCTATTACAAATCTGACGCACTGGATGATCCTTTTATCAATGATGCACATGTTTATTTTCTTGAACTTGCTCAACCAGAAGAATTGGAATTCATCAAGTCAGAAACACTGAAAATCAATGCACTTCTCCAAAAAATATGGGCAGAAATTGGCTTGAGTTTGGTTGATTTCAAGCTCGAATTTGGTCGTACAGCAGATGGCGAAATTATCTTGGCGGACGAAATTTCACCAGATACCTGCCGCCTTTGGGATGCCGAGGGGAACCATTTAGATAAAGATGTTTTCCGTCGTAATATTGGGGATTTGATTGAAGTATACAGTCGTGTACTTACGGCCCTTCAAGAAGAAAAAAAGCTTTAA
- a CDS encoding ASCH domain-containing protein, protein MYEKFIAEANLNPDNFSDAWAFGNNPQMADELLELVLEGKKRATASALSLYGPDDFLPAVDGRYEILLDGKGTPRAAIQTSKVYITKFNKVTEDHAFYEGEGDRSLAYWRQVHEAFFRDLDCYTPDMDIVCEEFEVLYKSS, encoded by the coding sequence ATGTACGAAAAATTTATCGCAGAGGCTAATCTAAATCCAGATAACTTCAGTGATGCTTGGGCCTTTGGCAACAATCCTCAAATGGCTGATGAGTTGTTAGAACTTGTACTTGAGGGTAAAAAAAGAGCAACAGCAAGCGCATTGTCCCTGTATGGGCCAGATGATTTTTTACCTGCTGTGGATGGAAGATATGAGATATTACTCGATGGTAAAGGAACGCCACGTGCCGCCATTCAGACAAGCAAGGTCTATATTACTAAGTTTAATAAGGTAACAGAGGATCATGCCTTTTACGAAGGTGAAGGAGACAGGAGTTTGGCTTATTGGCGTCAAGTCCATGAAGCTTTTTTCCGTGACTTGGATTGCTACACACCAGATATGGATATTGTCTGTGAAGAATTTGAAGTTTTATATAAAAGTTCGTAA
- a CDS encoding GNAT family N-acetyltransferase, which yields MDCRHYRSKDYAEIIDLFYTTVHTINAADYSAEELEAWAPSDKSDFFPEKKLAESYCLVVEESGKILGFANATSKDKFDCLYVDKDYQKRGVGHLLANQIEQYCKEEGAEIISVDVSLTARPFFEKRGYEILEQQIVLRHSQYLKNYKMQLKL from the coding sequence ATGGATTGTCGACATTATCGTTCAAAAGATTATGCTGAGATCATTGATTTGTTTTATACAACGGTACACACCATCAATGCTGCTGATTATTCAGCAGAAGAGTTAGAAGCGTGGGCGCCTTCTGATAAGTCTGATTTTTTTCCAGAAAAAAAGCTGGCGGAGAGTTATTGTCTCGTTGTTGAAGAAAGTGGAAAAATTTTAGGCTTTGCCAATGCAACAAGCAAAGACAAATTCGATTGCCTATATGTTGATAAGGACTATCAGAAACGTGGTGTAGGACATCTCCTTGCCAATCAGATTGAACAATATTGCAAGGAAGAGGGGGCAGAAATAATCAGTGTTGATGTTTCCTTAACCGCTCGGCCTTTCTTTGAGAAACGCGGCTATGAGATTTTAGAGCAACAAATCGTCCTACGACACAGCCAATATTTAAAAAATTATAAAATGCAATTAAAGTTATAA
- a CDS encoding thymidylate synthase, which translates to MTYADRIFKENISNILENGVFSENARPKYKNGQTANSKYITGSFVTYDLEKGQFPITTLRRIPIKTAIKELMWIYQDQTSALDVLEEKYGVKYWAEWEIGDGTIGQRYGATVKKYNIIGKLLEGLEKNPWNRRNIINLWQYEDFEETEGLLPCAFQTMFDVRREADGQIYLDATLIQRSNDMLVAHHINAMQYVALQMMLAKHFSWKVGKFFYFVNNLHIYDNQFEQANELLSRTGSEKEPRLILNVADGTNFFDIKPEDFELVDYEPVTPQLKFDLAI; encoded by the coding sequence ATGACCTACGCAGACCGAATCTTCAAAGAAAATATCAGTAATATCCTTGAAAATGGCGTGTTTTCAGAAAATGCGCGTCCAAAATATAAAAATGGCCAAACAGCCAACAGTAAATATATTACAGGATCTTTCGTCACTTATGATCTTGAAAAAGGCCAATTTCCTATCACAACTCTTCGTCGTATTCCTATCAAGACGGCAATTAAAGAACTCATGTGGATTTACCAAGATCAGACAAGTGCACTTGATGTTCTAGAAGAAAAATACGGCGTGAAATATTGGGCTGAATGGGAAATCGGCGACGGTACCATTGGGCAACGTTACGGTGCAACAGTCAAAAAATATAACATTATCGGCAAGCTTCTCGAGGGCTTAGAAAAAAACCCATGGAACCGTCGCAATATCATTAATCTTTGGCAATATGAAGATTTTGAAGAAACAGAAGGACTTTTACCTTGTGCTTTTCAAACGATGTTTGACGTAAGACGTGAAGCAGATGGACAAATTTATCTGGATGCGACTCTGATTCAACGTTCAAACGATATGCTTGTGGCACATCATATTAATGCGATGCAATATGTGGCTTTGCAAATGATGTTGGCTAAACACTTCAGTTGGAAAGTCGGCAAGTTTTTCTACTTCGTCAACAACTTACATATTTACGATAATCAATTTGAGCAAGCGAATGAATTGCTTTCACGCACGGGTTCAGAAAAAGAACCACGCTTGATTTTAAATGTAGCAGATGGAACGAATTTCTTTGATATTAAACCGGAAGATTTTGAACTGGTGGATTATGAACCTGTGACACCACAACTCAAATTTGACTTGGCAATTTAA
- a CDS encoding ABC-F family ATP-binding cassette domain-containing protein, which produces MADFLVSELTKSVGDKTLFDKISFIIHDLDRIGLLGTNGTGKTTLLNTIAGIQGFDGDVSPFTHPQDYKITYLTQEPDFDDTASIMDTILDDSLPQMKAIKRYEAALLNIEDLSKFERAQSDMDALNAWQVEADVKTVLTKLKLPDFSSKIGSLSGGQKRRVQLAQALVNPSDLLLLDEPTNHLDVDTIAWLQNYLKNSKRTVLFVTHDRYFLDNVATRIFELDKSKLKEYQGNYQDYLAQRAEAEEREAASLHKNQQLYKSELAWIRKSPQARATKQQARIDRFESLKEDVRTDKDLGDVDISLATTRLGKKVINFEDAAFAFPDRPIFSDLNWIVQNKSRVGIVGDNGVGKSTLLNIIAGELELTSGTMDIGETVKIGYFSQEIRGLEEDKRIINFLEEVASASQNTSGETISIVNLLEQFLFPRSTHGTLIRKLSGGEKKRLYLLKILLTQPNVLLLDEPTNDLDIATLTVLEDFLAKFPGAVITVSHDRYFQDKVSNELLAFEDGKINHLFGAYSDYLATRVAAPAEVATPKADTRVREETKPRMTWAEKQEWATIEDDIANLEARIEEIDTEMNENGSDAGMLSTLQKELDQVTTELETKYERWEMLSEKI; this is translated from the coding sequence ATGGCAGATTTTTTAGTATCAGAATTAACAAAAAGCGTAGGTGATAAAACACTTTTTGATAAAATTTCATTTATTATACACGACCTCGATCGTATAGGGTTATTGGGTACAAATGGTACAGGTAAAACCACCTTGCTTAATACCATTGCGGGCATTCAGGGGTTTGACGGAGATGTTTCCCCATTTACCCACCCCCAAGATTATAAAATTACCTATTTGACGCAAGAACCAGATTTTGATGATACGGCAAGTATTATGGATACTATTTTGGATGATTCACTTCCCCAAATGAAAGCCATAAAAAGATATGAAGCTGCGCTGTTAAATATTGAAGACTTAAGCAAATTTGAACGTGCCCAATCCGATATGGATGCTTTAAATGCTTGGCAAGTAGAAGCAGATGTGAAAACAGTATTAACAAAGCTTAAACTGCCTGATTTTTCTTCAAAGATAGGCTCACTTTCGGGTGGACAAAAACGCCGTGTGCAATTGGCTCAAGCGCTTGTGAATCCGTCTGATTTACTTTTGTTGGATGAGCCCACCAACCACCTTGATGTGGATACTATCGCATGGCTGCAAAACTATCTCAAAAATAGCAAGAGAACCGTGCTTTTTGTGACACATGATCGTTATTTTTTAGACAATGTAGCGACACGTATATTTGAGCTGGACAAGTCAAAACTCAAAGAATACCAAGGAAATTATCAAGATTATTTGGCACAGCGTGCGGAAGCAGAGGAGCGTGAAGCTGCAAGCTTGCACAAAAACCAACAGCTTTACAAATCTGAATTAGCTTGGATACGTAAGTCTCCGCAAGCACGAGCAACCAAACAACAGGCACGTATTGACCGCTTTGAAAGCTTGAAAGAGGATGTCCGTACAGATAAAGACTTGGGTGATGTAGACATCAGCTTAGCGACGACACGTTTAGGGAAAAAGGTTATAAACTTTGAAGATGCAGCTTTTGCCTTCCCTGATCGTCCCATTTTTTCTGATTTAAACTGGATTGTACAGAATAAAAGTCGTGTTGGGATCGTGGGTGATAACGGTGTAGGTAAATCAACCTTGCTCAATATTATCGCCGGGGAACTTGAGTTGACATCAGGAACGATGGATATTGGTGAGACTGTTAAGATTGGTTACTTCAGTCAAGAAATACGTGGACTTGAAGAGGATAAGCGCATCATCAATTTTCTGGAAGAAGTAGCTTCTGCGAGCCAAAATACAAGTGGTGAGACCATTTCAATTGTAAATCTTTTGGAACAATTCCTCTTTCCAAGAAGCACACATGGGACTTTGATTCGTAAACTTTCTGGTGGAGAGAAGAAGCGGCTTTATCTCTTAAAAATATTATTAACACAACCTAATGTTCTGCTCTTGGACGAACCAACTAATGATTTGGATATTGCAACTTTAACCGTTTTAGAAGATTTTCTTGCAAAATTCCCAGGGGCTGTAATTACCGTAAGTCACGACCGTTATTTCCAAGACAAGGTTTCCAATGAGCTTTTAGCTTTTGAAGATGGGAAAATTAATCATCTTTTTGGTGCTTACAGTGACTACTTGGCGACAAGAGTAGCAGCTCCTGCAGAGGTCGCAACGCCGAAAGCTGATACTCGGGTACGTGAAGAGACAAAACCCCGCATGACTTGGGCTGAAAAACAAGAATGGGCAACGATTGAAGACGATATTGCCAATTTAGAAGCACGAATAGAAGAAATCGACACTGAGATGAACGAAAATGGTTCAGATGCCGGTATGCTTTCTACTCTTCAAAAAGAATTAGATCAAGTAACGACAGAACTTGAGACAAAATATGAGCGCTGGGAAATGCTCAGTGAAAAAATATAA